The following proteins are co-located in the Calliphora vicina chromosome 2, idCalVici1.1, whole genome shotgun sequence genome:
- the Gs1l gene encoding probable pseudouridine-5'-phosphatase isoform X1, whose product MAQNFKSVTHCIFDMDGLLLDTETLYTKATQQILDKYGKTYTWEVKMTFMGLRHMEMCQRIVEIYELPLTAEEYSKLQREVNSKIMKNAPLLPGAERLLRHLHTHNIPFCLATSSGEEMVEIKITNHRELFKLFHHRVCGSTDPEVKQGKPAPDIFLIAASRFPDKPDPSKCLVFEDAPNGVKAGHSAGMQVVMVPDERVPLEMSALATQRLRSLEEFQPELYGLPPFKN is encoded by the exons AtggcacaaaattttaaaagtgtaaccCATTGTATTTTTGACATGGATGGTTTATTATTAG ACACGGAAACACTATATACAAAGGCTACGCAACAAATTTTGGATAAATATGGAAAAACATACACTTGGGAGGTAAAGATGACTTTTATGGGACTACGCCATATGGAAATGTGCCAACGGATTGTAGAAATCTATGAGCTTCCTTTAACTGCTGAAGAATATTCAAAATTGCAGCGCGAagtaaattccaaaattatgaaaaatgctCCGTTATTGCCAG GAGCTGAGCGACTTTTACGTCATTTACACACACACAACATACCATTCTGTTTGGCCACCAGCTCAGGCGAGGAAATGGTTGAAATTAAAATCACCAATCATCGGGAACTTTTTAAACTATTCCATCATCGTGTTTGCGGTTCTACCGATCCTGAAGTGAAGCAGGGCAAACCAGCTCCAGATATTTTCCTTATCGCAGCCTCACGTTTCCCCGACAAACCAGATCCATCCAAATGTTTGGTTTTCGAAGACGCACCGAATGGTGTTAAAGCTGGCCATAGTGCTGGTATGCAAGTGGTGATGGTACCCGACGAACGTGTGCCATTGGAAATGTCAGCATTGGCTACCCAACGATTGAGATCATTGGAGGAATTTCAACCGGAATTGTATGGTTTACCACCATTTAAAAACTAG
- the LOC135950473 gene encoding uncharacterized protein LOC135950473 — protein MKSQVNFSDDCRWFTGPKFLYEYEDEWPKTQEIPTCNLDTEELRPKFALLVNTPVVFEFDRFSSYLKLKRTIAWVLRFINRCQKKIGPEEGNGLTTAELKSADICLCRQAQREKFSAEIEIIKNEGTLPKSSELYALTPYMDENSLLRVYGRVDAASWLPLDIRRPIILPSFHPVTELFVAHVHEKMKHQNFEATVCEIRRSFWIPRLRKILRKRVSNCFICRFRRTLPVPPLMGSLPKDRLTPYIRPFSYTGLDYFGPVIVTVGRRHEKRWVALFTCLTIRAIHLEVAFDLSTDACILAIRNFINRRGLPTRLRSDNGTNFVGADKVAKRFSEVFDVAQIQDELTSKGIDWQFNCPHNPAEGGIWERMVQCVKRVLQSTLKESAPREHTLQSFLIEAENIVNSRPLTHLPLSHEDEEPLTPNHFLLGCPNTTQTPAGAKEEQSVVLKKQWRISRQLRDHFWNRWIKEYLPTLTRRSKWCQRTKPIAIGDLVLICDPAVSRRDWKRGRVEEVFIGRDGVIRRADVRTSTGILKRPVSKLAVLDLE, from the coding sequence ATGAAAAGCCAGGTCAATTTTTCAGATGATTGCCGCTGGTTTACGGGACCTAAATTTCTATACGAATATGAAGATGAATGGCCAAAAACGCAAGAAATACCTACTTGTAACCTAGACACTGAAGAACTTCGTCCCAAATTTGCTTTGCTGGTAAATACCCCTGTTGTTTTTGAATTCGATAGATTTTCatcatatttgaaattaaaacgtACGATTGCCTGGGTGTTACGTTTTATAAATCGTTGCCAAAAGAAGATTGGTCCTGAAGAAGGAAATGGTTTAACTACTGCAGAGTTAAAAAGTGCTGACATTTGTCTTTGCCGTCAAGCCCAACGAGAAAAATTTAGcgctgaaattgaaattattaaaaatgaaggTACTTTGCCCAAAAGTAGTGAGTTGTATGCCCTGACTCCATATATGGATGAAAATTCATTACTTCGAGTTTATGGTCGTGTGGATGCAGCTAGTTGGTTACCATTGGATATAAGGCGTCCGATTATATTACCGTCGTTTCATCCTGTCACCGAGTTGTTTGTGGCCCATGTACACGAAAAAATGaaacatcaaaattttgaaGCTACAGTTTGTGAAATTCGAAGATCATTTTGGATTCCCCGCCTTAGAAAAATTTTACGTAAGCGTGTTTctaattgttttatttgcagATTTCGTCGTACATTGCCGGTGCCACCACTTATGGGTTCTTTGCCAAAAGACAGATTGACGCCATATATTCGTCCATTTTCCTACACTGGATTGGACTATTTTGGTCCAGTTATTGTAACCGTTGGTCGTCGCCATGAAAAACGTTGGGTGGCCTTATTTACTTGCCTGACCATAAGGGCCATTCATTTGGAAGTCGCTTTCGATTTGTCAACCGATGCGTGTATTCTTGCCATACGCAATTTTATAAATCGACGTGGCCTGCCTACAAGACTGAGGAGCGATAATGGTACAAATTTTGTTGGTGCTGATAAAGTTGCCAAGAGGTTCAGTGAAGTATTTGATGTGGCTCAAATTCAAGATGAACTTACATCTAAAGGTATAGATTGGCAGTTTAATTGTCCACATAATCCTGCAGAAGGTGGTATATGGGAACGGATGGTCCAATGTGTAAAACGTGTGTTGCAGTCAACTTTGAAAGAATCGGCCCCTCGTGAACACACACTGCAAAGTTTCCTGATTGAAGCGGAAAATATTGTGAATTCCCGTCCGTTGACACACTTGCCGTTGAGCCACGAAGATGAAGAACCACTAACGCCTAATCATTTTTTGTTGGGTTGCCCTAATACAACACAAACTCCTGCCGGAGCAAAAGAAGAACAGTCTGTTGTACTAAAAAAGCAGTGGCGCATTTCCCGTCAGCTACGTGATCATTTCTGGAACAGGTGGATAAAAGAATATTTGCCCACGTTGACTAGACGCTCCAAATGGTGTCAACGTACGAAGCCTATTGCTATTGGTGATTTGGTTCTAATTTGCGATCCAGCCGTGTCCCGTAGAGATTGGAAGCGAGGCAGAGTGGAAGAGGTGTTTATAGGTAGAGATGGTGTTATTCGTCGTGCTGATGTACGTACTAGTACAGGAATACTAAAGCGACCTGTTTCCAAGCTTGCTGTCCTTGATTTGGAGTAG
- the LOC135950474 gene encoding uncharacterized protein LOC135950474, producing the protein MSQPSSGSSPAGTKIVSQQVAPSVAGVSSLPASSHVAGTSLTPSAAEVPPQNVSTIDVTTNQPIVIAPSVAGVPTSSTAAGTTYAIATTVANVQHNQQNFAENNLSSSAQLNLEGLQSQINILQAQLLNAQRALSIATNANSTPSSSAAMPQPSNMAPPVTGTSEVNVDNSASANVDCTERRTPFSSVSCNENNFSNLCGSQPLPPNFRLSQNGGSLLMHRKIYDLPDFSGSPEDWPMFSTAFNQSTAVYNYNNFENCLRLQKALKGDARECVKSLLIHADNVSMVMEQLCFQYGRPEMLIRCQLQQVKEISPISESAVDKLVPFAVKVRNLAAFLETANGQQHLANPTLMEELVGKLPMSKRMEWARCASTIKPYPTILDFSKWLKDVADLVRMVQTTSGNRQNNEPKRKVVLHAADGQRKQQECPMCQANHKIFDCRKFGSLSVPNRWSEVKKMRLCFSCLGSGHSSRFCRYRKTCHVDGCLRKHNKLLHDVKINDGGNNTLSSESPAPSGSTNENESVLSCVSKAADKGVLLFRVVPIVLYGPSNKIETYALLDEGSSVTMVDSSLVKKLGLQGHQSQLNLNWYAGKASQETATVVDMHVSGIGKQRKYALRNVYGVSNLKLPAQSFNMDLSRHPGLPIKLYNDVVPKVLIGLDHSHLGLPDEIVSLDENGPYAANTPLGWVVFGKMMGKQSSENLCLLSVQPEQRLYDLVANYFETENFGVKLLPVIESKDDLRARKIMNETTVKIDGRFQTRLLWREDDVVLPDSYSMALNRLVGIERKMNRSPEFGAAYKSIMRDYLSKRYVRKLSPIEAADLCPRTWYLPHFGVINPNKPGKIRLVFDAAATVEGVSLNSKLLKGPQQYKPLPSVLFNFRVGAVAVCGDIKEMFHQVIVAPEDRCSQIFLWREDTREPPDSYEMLVMTFGAACSPCVAHYVKETNALSYRDKYPRAVKSIVDHHYVDDFVDSFPTQARAIEIAKQVRDIHKSAGFELRNFSSNSSKVIVALKGTVESPVNFSSDVNQLQSEKILGMYWQPKDDTFRFNLKFHNVNADVIEGMRCPTKRELLSVVMSVFDPLGFLSYYMITAKLLMREVWRHNIRWDDALPGELNEMWNNWRQELQNVIHVKVPRFYFRNGVPSRLELHVFVDASEDAFGAVSYWRSINADNKIEVTFVAAKTRCAPLKAMSIPRLELQTAVLGTRLMGTILKEHSIKVSRIVCWSDSTTVVVGLDLKAEDINPLLPIELLRFLILLAQQIGDGCQQILMLPMKLQE; encoded by the coding sequence ATGAGCCAGCCTAGTAGTGGTTCCTCGCCTGCCggaacaaaaattgtttctcAACAAGTGGCTCCATCGGTCGCCGGAGTTTCTTCTTTGCCTGCCAGTTCCCATGTCGCCGGAACATCTTTGACTCCCTCCGCCGCTGAAGTGCCTCCACAAAACGTAAGTACTATTGACGTCACAACAAATCAACCAATTGTAATTGCTCCTTCTGTCGCCGGAGTGCCTACAAGTTCCACCGCCGCCGGAACAACTTATGCCATAGCTACCACAGTTGCCAATGTTCAACATAACCAACaaaattttgctgaaaataatTTAAGCTCTTCTGCACAGCTTAATTTGGAAGGCCTTCAAAGTCAGATCAACATTCTTCAGGCCCAGTTGTTAAATGCCCAGCGAGCGTTGTCGATTGCCACAAACGCTAATTCGACGCCGAGTTCTTCAGCCGCCATGCCACAGCCATCCAATATGGCGCCGCCAGTAACGGGTACCAGCGAAGTCAACGTTGACAATTCTGCCTCAGCCAACGTTGACTGCACTGAACGTCGTACGCCATTTTCTTCGGTAAGCtgcaatgaaaataatttttcgaatttgtgtGGAAGTCAACCGTTGCCGCCAAATTTCCGATTGTCTCAAAATGGTGGTTCGTTATTGATGCATcgaaaaatttatgatttaccGGATTTTAGTGGCTCGCCTGAAGATTGGCCCATGTTCTCAACGGCTTTTAATCAATCGACTGctgtttataattataataattttgaaaattgtttaaggcTCCAAAAAGCTTTGAAGGGTGATGCCCGTGAATGTGTGAAGTCGTTGCTGATCCATGCAGATAACGTGAGTATGGTTATGGAACAATTGTGTTTTCAATATGGTCGCCCAGAGATGCTTATTCGTTGCCAGCTACAACAAGTGAAAGAAATTTCGCCCATTAGTGAAAGTGCTGTGGATAAGCTTGTGCCCTTTGCTGTTAAAGTGCGGAATCTTGCCGCCTTTTTGGAAACTGCTAATGGACAACAGCATTTAGCTAATCCAACATTAATGGAAGAATTGGTCGGAAAGCTTCCAATGAGTAAACGAATGGAGTGGGCCCGCTGTGCCTCAACAATAAAACCATACCCAACTATTTTGGATTTTAGCAAATGGCTCAAAGATGTTGCTGATTTGGTAAGAATGGTGCAAACTACAAGTGGAAATCGTCAAAATAATGAACCCAAAAGAAAAGTTGTCCTTCATGCTGCTGATGGTCAACGTAAACAACAAGAATGCCCTATGTGCCAggcaaatcataaaatatttgattgtaGAAAATTTGGTTCATTAAGTGTGCCTAATCGTTGGAGTGAAGTGAAAAAAATGAGGTTATGTTTTTCGTGTCTGGGTAGTGGACATTCGAGTAGATTTTGCCGTTATCGAAAGACGTGTCACGTGGATGGTTGTCTAAGAAAACATAACAAATTATTACATGATGTCAAAATTAATGATGGTGGAAATAATACGCTTTCGTCTGAGTCGCCTGCTCCAAGTGGTTCCACAAATGAAAATGAGTCTGTTCTTAGCTGTGTGTCTAAAGCTGCAGATAAAGGTGTGTTGTTGTTCCGAGTGGTGCCAATTGTGCTTTATGGTCCCAGTAACAAAATTGAAACCTATGCGTTGTTGGATGAAGGTTCATCGGTTACTATGGTGGACAGCTCCTTGGTGAAGAAACTTGGTCTTCAGGGGCATCAAAGtcaattgaatttgaattggTATGCTGGTAAGGCATCACAAGAAACGGCAACAGTGGTTGATATGCACGTAAGTGGAATTGGTAAGCAGAGAAAATATGCCTTGCGAAACGTTTATGgagtttcaaatttaaaattgccggcCCAAAGCTTCAATATGGATTTAAGTCGCCATCCTGGTTTGCCCATTAAATTATATAATGATGTTGTTCCCAAAGTTCTGATTGGATTAGATCATTCTCATCTGGGACTTCCTGATGAAATTGTGTCTCTGGATGAAAATGGTCCATATGCTGCTAACACCCCATTAGGATGGGTCGTATTTGGGAAAATGATGGGTAAGCAATCTAGCGAAAATTTGTGTCTTTTGTCAGTTCAGCCAGAGCAAAGACTCTATGACTTAGtggcaaattattttgaaacggAGAATTTTGGTGTGAAGTTATTGCCGGTCATAGAATCAAAGGATGACTTACGGGCTCGGAAAATTATGAACGAAACTACAGTTAAGATTGATGGTAGATTCCAAACTCGGCTCTTGTGGCGTGAAGATGATGTTGTGTTGCCTGATAGCTACTCCATGGCTCTAAATAGACTTGTTGGTATTGAGCGAAAGATGAATAGAAGTCCTGAATTTGGTGCTGCCTACAAATCCATCATGAGGGATTATTTGTCCAAGAGGTATGTACGTAAATTGTCGCCTATTGAAGCTGCTGATTTGTGCCCCAGGACTTGGTATCTTCCGCATTTTGGAGTGATTAATCCTAATAAGCCAGGAAAAATTCGTTTAGTGTTTGATGCTGCCGCAACTGTTGAAGGTGTTTCCCTGAATTCTAAACTGCTAAAAGGCCCGCAGCAATATAAGCCTCTGCCAtccgttttatttaattttcgagTTGGTGCTGTAGCAGTGTGTGGGGACATCAAAGAAATGTTTCACCAAGTTATTGTAGCTCCTGAAGATAGATGCTCTCAAATATTTCTTTGGCGTGAAGACACTAGAGAACCACCTGATTCTTATGAAATGCTAGTCATGACTTTTGGTGCTGCTTGCTCGCCTTGTGTAGCCCATTATGTCAAAGAAACAAATGCCCTAAGCTATCGTGATAAATATCCTCGTGCAGTGAAGTCGATTGTTGATCATCATTATGTAGATGATTTTGTGGATAGTTTTCCGACGCAAGCAAGGGCCATTGAGATTGCCAAACAAGTGCGCGACATTCATAAATCAGCTGGGTTTGAACTACGTAATTTTTCATCGAACTCTTCTAAAGTAATTGTGGCTCTTAAAGGTACAGTGGAAAGTCCGGTGAATTTTTCCAGCGATGTCAACCAGCTACAATCAGAGAAGATACTTGGTATGTATTGGCAACCTAAAGATGATACTTTCAGGTTCAATTTGAAGTTCCACAACGTGAATGCTGATGTTATAGAAGGTATGAGGTGTCCAACAAAACGCGAGCTTTTAAGTGTGGTTATGTCCGTTTTTGATCCACTTGGTTTCCTGAGCTACTACATGATAACGGCAAAGTTACTGATGCGTGAAGTTTGGAGACACAATATACGATGGGATGATGCATTGCCCGGAGAATTAAACGAGATGTGGAATAATTGGCGCCAAGAGCTACAAAATGTCATCCATGTTAAAGTGCCtcgattttattttagaaatggtGTTCCTTCTCGCCTGGAACTACATGTTTTTGTCGACGCTAGTGAAGATGCATTTGGTGCCGTGTCATACTGGAGGTCTATAAATGCTGATAATAAAATTGAAGTGACTTTTGTAGCTGCAAAAACTAGATGTGCTCCTCTGAAAGCAATGAGTATTCCTCGGCTCGAACTTCAGACTGCTGTATTGGGTACTCGTTTGATGGGTACAATTTTGAAGGAACATTCCATTAAGGTATCAAGAATCGTTTGCTGGAGTGATTCAACCACCGTAGTTGTTGGATTGGATCTGAAAGCCGAAGATATAAACCCTTTGTTGCCCATAGAATTACTGAGATTCTTGATTCTACTAGCCCAGCAGATTGGAGATGGCTGCCAACAAATCTTAATGTTGCCGATGAAACTACAAGAATGA
- the RpL27A gene encoding large ribosomal subunit protein uL15 produces the protein MSNIKRKKTRKLRGHVSHGHGRIGKHRKHPGGRGNAGGMHHHRINFDKYHPGYFGKVGMRNFHLRRQHKFCPTLNLDKLWSLVGADKVAELEKEKSTKAPVVDLVKFGYYKLLGRGHFPNMPIIVKAKYFSKKAENKIKKAGGACLLVA, from the exons ATG TCGAATATCAAGAGGAAGAAGACCAGAAAGCTTCGCGGTCATGTAAGTCATGGTCACGGTCGTATTGGCAAGCACCGTAAGCATCCTGGTGGTCGCGGTAACGCTGGTGGTATGCATCACCATCGCATCAACTTCGACAAATACCATCCCGGTTATTTCGGCAAAGTTGGTATGAGGAACTTCCATTTGCGTCGTCAACACAAATTCTGCCCTACCCTCAATTTGGATAAATTGTGGTCTTTGGTCGGTGCCGACAAAGTCGCTGAATTGGAAAAGGAAAAGTCTACTAAGGCTCCCGTCGTCGATTTAGTTAAATTC ggTTACTACAAATTGTTGGGCCGTGGTCACTTCCCCAACATGCCCATCATTGTTAAAGCCAAATACTTCTCCAAGAAGGCTGAAAACAAGATCAAGAAGGCCGGTGGTGCCTGCTTGTTGGTCGCTTAA
- the Gs1l gene encoding probable pseudouridine-5'-phosphatase isoform X2 — translation MAQNFKSVTHCIFDMDGLLLDTEPVYEEVIRQIAQTYNKTYPIEVRLKLLGTTEPRTAEIAVTDLGLPISPQEFLEKFQKLCRTLLANCPLKPGAERLLRHLHTHNIPFCLATSSGEEMVEIKITNHRELFKLFHHRVCGSTDPEVKQGKPAPDIFLIAASRFPDKPDPSKCLVFEDAPNGVKAGHSAGMQVVMVPDERVPLEMSALATQRLRSLEEFQPELYGLPPFKN, via the exons AtggcacaaaattttaaaagtgtaaccCATTGTATTTTTGACATGGATGGTTTATTATTAG ATACTGAACCTGTGTACGAGGAAGTCATAAGGCAAATAGCACAAACATATAATAAAACGTATCCAATAGAGGTGCGTCTTAAACTTTTGGGCACTACGGAACCACGCACTGCTGAAATTGCGGTTACTGATTTGGGTTTACCCATCAGTCCACAAGAGTTTctggaaaaattccaaaagttaTGCCGCACGCTATTAGCCAATTGTCCATTAAAGCCAG GAGCTGAGCGACTTTTACGTCATTTACACACACACAACATACCATTCTGTTTGGCCACCAGCTCAGGCGAGGAAATGGTTGAAATTAAAATCACCAATCATCGGGAACTTTTTAAACTATTCCATCATCGTGTTTGCGGTTCTACCGATCCTGAAGTGAAGCAGGGCAAACCAGCTCCAGATATTTTCCTTATCGCAGCCTCACGTTTCCCCGACAAACCAGATCCATCCAAATGTTTGGTTTTCGAAGACGCACCGAATGGTGTTAAAGCTGGCCATAGTGCTGGTATGCAAGTGGTGATGGTACCCGACGAACGTGTGCCATTGGAAATGTCAGCATTGGCTACCCAACGATTGAGATCATTGGAGGAATTTCAACCGGAATTGTATGGTTTACCACCATTTAAAAACTAG
- the ND-B8 gene encoding NADH dehydrogenase [ubiquinone] 1 alpha subcomplex subunit 2, with translation MRVAITRFTKMSPKLKELRIHLCQTGEASKGAREYVERFYPNLKKDNPELPILVRECSGVQPRLWARYGLGKETSVPLTNQSAQDIQKQVEAVGK, from the exons atgcGTGTTGCAATTACAAGATTCACAAAAATGAGTCCTAAATTAAAGGAACTCCGCATTCACTTGTGTCAAACCGGTGAAGCTTCTAAAGGTGCCAG AGAATATGTGGAGCGTTTCTATCCCAATTTGAAAAAGGATAATCCCGAATTGCCCATTTTGGTTAGAGAATGTTCAGGAGTACAACCCCGTTTGTGGGCACGTTATG GTTTGGGCAAAGAAACCTCGGTACCATTGACAAATCAATCTGCCCAGGATATTCAAAAACAAGTCGAAGCTGTTGGTAAATAA